Sequence from the Cucumis sativus cultivar 9930 chromosome 1, Cucumber_9930_V3, whole genome shotgun sequence genome:
CCATGAAACATGGGTGTGTTAGTACACCTCATTGTCAATAACGTTACTCTCTCATCAACAATAAAGTGTATATCGatcatttataaaaactgaaattttgttatgttttgtaattattttcaataatttgatcatttacaataatttttgtcTTGCACTATACTAcacaacataaaaataaatatctagTAAGATAGATAATGAAAAGTTATCATATATGTACCACGTTTTCAAACATGAAAACTCAGTCCTAGGTTCACTCActtctaaatttgtaaataactCTTACAAAAGTTCTGGCAGTACAGTGGTTAAACAAAAGTTATTAGGACTTTAATTGGGTTgaagagagaagatgaagatgtgttttaaaattaaacaaatttgttaGGATAATAAACCTCTCAAATATCTTATGATTATGCACACCtcaagtaattaatttatatggATATGTGGCCGTTTATCTTGAGATCGGTATAAAGGTTCTTTTTCTATGTTGAGAAATTACTTTGAGCTTTTACTTGGTTATGCCCCtcgtatttatttattattttttctgaACAAAACACGAGAGGATATCACACAACAATTAACTAAATTACAAATCTGAATGggtatataatattttgaatgaattaaatatcCTACATTTACAGCTCATATACATAGCTAGATTCTTCCTTATTTTAAATCCatcattaaatattattttaaaattttcagatGTACGTgtgaattaatattttaaatccatcgttaaaaaatataattcttaGGCAAGTAGTGTATATAAATATTCAGATATATATCTGTTCATGTCCCACGTTGCACTAATTACAAACAACTTCCATTTATATTAAGATGCACTTTCGAGAATTAATGTGTGACGATACAACATTTTGAACATAAGAGATTGATCGACTATTTAAGGATGCTTGAAACTAGGATTGCAAGTGGTCATTGATTAAGGGAAAGTAATCCTAGCTAGTAATGTTATGgtaattgttattttacaatttagttCTGATCACTGTTACTGTACCTTCGATCATACAAATGTAACACTTCATTCATAACAATGTAACTATCCATTACTATACGAGCAGTATAACCTCTTATCATGGTCTAAGACCTTCCAAATATAATGTTGTGTAGTCGAGTTAGGTTATCAAAGTTTGATatgttttatgtatttttaggtgctttcatatttgttctttttattattacaataCAACAACAGTACTATAATATAATGACTAATGGTGTGTTTTCTCATTAAGAATGGTAAATCGAACCAGATACTATcttgaagattaaaaaaaatcaaaccagtCGAGCTCTGGCCCATTACCATTCACTTGATCAAGAGTTAATAGACCAAACTTTCTTCCATgttataataaaagataagGTTGATAATTTTCACGGAGTTTATCTGTAAACAATCTATATTGTAAATAAGTGAGTCTCGCTCATACACAAACAAACCACGCCTAAAACAGATGCAAAGAGgtttaagtttaatattttcaattaaaatgcATATGCAGTATCTCACCATAACGATCAACACAGTTTGGACAAGTTTGTCTTAGTTATGTACGTCCTCAAATTAATCCTGAGAAAACACACCAGAAAATATGTAAGAAAAATGCAATTTAATGTAAAGAAATGTAAgaagttttgtcatttaaaatgtAGCAAAACATTACTATCTATCATACAAGAcgaagaggaaaaaagagcATTAACCTTGAATTTTCTTTGAGGTGAAAATCTTCAACTTTGCTTAAATTAGGAGATCCAAGGTTAAATACTTGTGTCAATTTCTTGATCAATTCCAAGGTTTTTATTATCACCATTGTTGGATGAACCATTCTGGTAACTACTTTGAATCACTTGTGCCGCCACAGTTCCTAATGCAACAAACAATTCTCTACGTTTTTCTTCTCGAATTATTTCAGAATAAGCTTCCTCCACTGTTGGGAATGGCTGGTTAACAAGGATTTGGGAGCAAATTATGGAATAATAATCATTTAgtccaataaaaaattgaataactTTGTCTCTTTCTGTAAGCTCACTCCAAAATGCAATTCCTTCAACAGACTCACTGCTATAGATTCCAATATCATTCCATAATTTCTTGAGCTTTTTGAAGTAACGTTCAACGGATAAGTTTCCTTGTCGATGGGATGCAATTTTCtggtaaatttgtaatatagcCAAACTAGAAACATTTCGAGATGAAGATTCTTCCTTTCTGTTATTTGAGCCCATTAAATCATCTATCGTGTTTCCTTTGAGGATGTCATCAAGGTCTTTACCTACacatgttaatttttgtttttttatccACGAGTAAAAGATTTAAAACACATCTATCAAGAATATTCAGTGGATCACGAAGAGATTATTAATAACTTGATGAAACATGACATAATTGTATAAGTACAACAAAACTAACaatttattctaaataaaataaaatataacaaaatatcatcatCAATAGACTATTATATATGTCTATACGAAGTATGATAAGACACACGTAGTCATGTTACgatatatttaagaaatttgttatttgaaaataattttcataaaagatttatttacttttacttaAAATTCAGTATGACATTTGAAAAGATGTATgacaaattcaaatattttaaacattagtTAACCtattatctttaaatttgacttttaTGTATACTGAACCCCTCTAAAGTCtcacaattcaaaataaatatatcaaaatttagatataGCTTTTAGCGTTATTGATACTTGTGATAGATTATTATGCTAACAGAAAGTCAATAATGATAGATTTTGGTGtgagttattttcaaatatagcaaaataaaccataatatttataaatatatcaaatatcaCCGATAAATAATGATATACTAACTATCATCTAGGTTtgtatttatagtttttttaaaatattgttatttaattaatcaatactGGTGTGTGTGAAAGGGCTTACACATTTCAATGCCCgtaaaaatttacaaaagagaaaggaaaaaaaaaaggtgtgaAGAAATATCAAACTGACCTTCAGAAGAAAGGCGTTGTAACAACCGATCACCAATATCATGAGAAGAATCAGAATATCCAGGGGAATGAGGATCAGCAGTAGTTTTGACATGTTTCTGACGATGATCTGACCCAGAGGTGGGCGAAGTCTTGGGAAAAGCTTTTGTAGAATTATCATTATCAATACGTCTTACAAAGTTGATCTTTGAAGCAGAAGAAGGCGTGGCGGGTTGACTTTTTGATCTTCGAGGCGGACTCAGATTGTGAGGTAGAGGTGGATGATGATCAGAAGAAGGCGTGGGAGGTTGACTTTTTGCTTTTGGAGTTGAAATCGGAGTcggaggtggaggtggagcAGAAGAAGGTGTCTCGGAGTTGGGATTAGTTTTGTTGCCGTTAGAATTAGGATTGGTTGCTGCAGCTTGTGGCTTTGGCTTTGAAGAGCTGGGAAAATTGGGatctttttttggatttttctttgcAGATTTTTTAGCCTCTGGATCAATAGGCTTCCTGTTTGGTTTTGGAGAAAATTGAGATCTTTTTGGACCCATAATTCCTCTTTCGTCCATTTTTCTCCCTTTAACTTTTCCCAATTCTTTGATCAGATGGAAAATGAATTAAGTGGAGagtctttttattttggggCTATGTCAAATGCCCAAACCTTCACTACTTCCCCCCCTTAATTAAATACGCATGATGGACTGtccttttaattttccaacTCACTCCACATCTCTTTTTGTAATCCATTATTTACTTTGACATACCAAACTCTTTTGACGCAATCCATATTTGACAccttttcttgtctttttatATCGCTAGATCCATCATGACCATTCACATATACCTAAGacctatataatataatatgttattaaTGATTATCAAAATTGTTACCAATATTATCAATCACGACAAAAAGAAACTCATATATGCATTATAGATCTTAGTCCAACGAATTCACATTGTCTCCCTAAGACAAATTTACTCATCCTAGTGCTTGAGTTTTGAGAGTAATTGTCTTCCAGGATAGAACATATCAACTATCTTCTAAGAGTAACACCCCGTCTAGAAGATCAACGAACAGATCTTTGTGGATCAACCGAACATCAAGATTATGAATAATGGAAaagaagtgttttttttttttaaccaaatagaaaaagtCTTATTTATAGACTTATTCGTGACCATTCGAAAagtcatgttttttttatataatttagttattaattttcatggAGTAATGCATCTACTCATGATGCATCCATTGATGAAGAAACacaaatttactatatttaatataattatttaaaaattttcatttgtgtgtgtggattaatattttactataattaattaaaaattttcacaaatagaATGCAAACAATATCACATGTCCTCAAGCGTCCAACAATAATATGAATTGAGATTGGagaataaaatagtttagttGAAATCTTCAcaaatgtaaatgaaataatgaaaaccCTAGTATACCTAGcaagaaatattattagaacacaaattgtttgtttattcttGCTTAGGTAATgatcttaattatttattgaattttcattgGAACTTTTCCacgaaaaataaacaaaacaccATTGACCTTGCAATTCGTCTCTCACTATTGGAGTACTAATTAATTGAACTATATTGACTTGGAAAACCTGCAACATGATAATAATACAGTGATTGTATATCCTATTAAATGGTTAGCCAccttttaaataatcaattaaattgtcaaatcaattaaacaatcaattaaatcGAGCATGATTTAATAGCTAAGATAATGTATTAAgtagttttcattttaaagtCTATAGTTTTATACTCTACTATATGCATATAATAcgagaaataaacaaaagttataGAAATAATCCATTAAATTAACCACAGATGCAGACATAATTTatcaattgattaattaattgagctaaaaaatgtcaaaccCAATCTTAATTAACGGATAGCATTCAAGCTCACTCAAGTTTCTAGACTAACAGATCGaaacttttttcaaactatagTGCTAGTTCTATTGCTTTAAATATCAGTCCATACTTTGCATAACTCTTCCCTTAGGCTTAACTCTATTAATGTaaagtttattagtgatagaattcaaaattttacaagtaTTCTTttcgatatatatatatatatatcgaaAAGAATACTTGTAAAGTCAGTAAGTGGACACCCTTTTAACGCCCTCATCTTCTccataaatatattcaataaagcaCAGGGGATACAAAGTTTAAGATCCAGTACAAAAGACTAGAGATATGCCCAAAGAGTAGAgctaacaaaaaatattaatttttaaagcaATAAATGTTGGAGAATAATTTTTGAAGAGTTTGTTGTTTGAAGACCATAAACTAGCGAGGTTGCAGATACTCTCCCAAAAGCTAATAGATGTGAGGTGGTTGTTGTTGAagagtttttgtttctttccagCCAAATTATCCATGTAGTGGCAACTGGGAGATTTATGTGGATCACAACCTTTAAAGATTTAGTATTTATAGAGCAAATATGCTTGAAATTATCTCTTAGGttgtttaaattgtttatCCATCCAGTGTGAACCTTAACATTGCTCCGTAAAGACAAAATAGAAGGATAATAGAGGAATAGATGGTATGTAGtctcaatattatttttacacaTAATGCACCAATTTGAGTTGAGACAAATATTTCTAATCCTATGTTGTATTGTCTCGATTGTGAGGATCCCTTTGTATATGGCAATCCATATGAAAAACTTGCATTTTTTAGGGATCTTAGATTTTCATATAGGCATGAAAGGATAGCTCTCAACTAAAGCAGGGGGAAATTTTATGGCAAGATTAACGAAATGGACAGAGAAGATACCATTACTGTTGAGCTTCCAGATGGGACTGCCCATGCAACTGATGTACTTCTCCATTGATGTACTTCTCTGTCCCTCAGGGATCTTCTAGGTTGGAAATCCCAGTCACCACTATCAAAGTTCCACATATCCCTGATGGCACCATTTTACCGAGATGAAAGAGCATAAAATCTAGGAAAAGATGTGCAAAGAGGACCATAATTGCTTTAGTTGTTGTTCCAAAAACGATAAGGAACTGTCGTTTAATTTTCATCCCATTTGTGTCTTTGAACCCATCCAAACCTTTAAAGATAGATGTCCAAAGAGCATTGAGACTATTGTATTTAGCAATAGTGGGAATATCATCCATAGAAGTATTGGAGTGTTTGACATCAATGAAAGTCCTCCATAGACCAATTTGGTTCATTGTGATATCTCTTTAGCCATTCAGTGAGCAAAGCAAAACTTGTAGCAGAAATGGGGGATTATACAAAGACCTCCTTTATCAGAGGGGTTGTGACTGTGGACCATTTGACagaatttagtttatttttgtgtgtgtatggTCTATAATCGGCTGCAAGCTtacatttatctttttttgcAATCAGAGAGAAAAGttttattcatatttctaTCAATcactccattttttaaaaaatttcggAACATCTCCAATATATTGGACTTGAAAATGttccaaaacttttaaaaaaagtctatAGAGAATCCATCCGGTCTAGATGCTTTGTTACAGTCGAAAGAGCTAAGGGCTTCCTTAATTTCTTCAACAGGGGTTGTGAGATGTAAGGCTTGTGTGCTATCTATTGGTTGCCAATTAAGATTTTCGATGATAAACGGAGATGTATTGTTGGAGATATAAATAGAGCTGAAGTGGTCTATAAAGTATTTCTCAATACCCTCATATATTGTGTTGAAACAAATGTTATGgctataaaaaatataagatatctgatttcttcttcttctatcaTTTCAAACCTAATGAAAGAAGCCAGTGTTTTCATCTCCTTCTTCCAACCATGTTTTCTTAGCTCTCTGTGCCCAGTATTGAGTTTCTTTGGCAATAAGGCTAGCAAGGTCAGCTTTTAAAACTTTCCTTCGATCACTACCAATCACTATTAGCACATTCTGAGATTCCAGCAAATCATCTTATCAGTCTCagatttgtatctttttgATATTCCTTTTGGAGGCGTTTTTCTTCTCGTACTGCTGGTCTTTGACTTTTTTAGTTAATTGTCTCAGTCTTCTAAATGCATAGTCGGGATAACCCTCTCTTGAGAAGTGTTAGGCCACCAacataacaaattatttagcACATCTTTTTCAGCCAATATAGATATTAGATATTGAGTCTTATGGGGCTGTTTGTCTGTGTATGtaacaaaaaagatataattcACAGAATATTATGGTATATGAAGCTGCTTCAAAGGGTAACTGCAGGAAGACACtgctaaatttatatttgacatgGATCCTTCGACAACCAACAAGATGATAACTGGTGGATATCGGACAACCCTTCTTGTAGCTGCATTGGCTGAACAAActtcttttgttgaaaagtTGGTTCAACTTTGATCTTCATCTAACTTGGCTATACAAAATTCAAGTGGAAATATTGTCCTTGATTATGCGGCCGCATCAGAGATGTAAGAATCGCTAAAGCAATGGTTTACAAGAATCCAGATCTTCCAAATATTCATGACGATTTGGAACGAACTCCAGTCATTAAAGCTATAGGTTACAAAATGTAAAGACATGGCTTCCTACCTTTACTCCAACACTGACTTTGAAGCTCTAAATActtctcaacaaaatggactTCCTTCAGCCACCATCGACAGTGATTATTACGTTTTGCTTCCAAATTAttatctaaattatatatcatcaataatgttttaaatgagaatattttcaagtatatatatctaaatctCAGATCTATCAATGATGACACAGCTGATAGTAGTCGAGAGTAGTGTATTGAcatctatcactgataaataGTGACAttctacttatttttttatctgtTTTGGAAAGAGAGCTCaattatagaataaaattatttattacaaatttttaattactcttttctttgttgtaGATATAACATTAGATATTCTGATAAAGAAACCTGAATTGGCAAAGGCACGGATAAACGAAAATGGTGACACAGCTTTGCATATGCTATGCAGAAAGTCATCTGCAATAATTGGTAGCTGCGGCCAGCTTAGCTTTTggaaaacacatatattatacACATGAacatttctttctcatttggatatatatatatgtatatatttattgaagcattatatatatgattatatcTTTATGAGGTTTAATTTTGTAGGCTTCAATGGAATTTACAACACAGCTTTAATGCAGAGACATTTGCCATCAGAGGCATTCTCCAAGCTATGCAAGTTCATAAAGTTAAAAGACCCTCAAGTTTATTGCACGATGCAGCAAGAGTTGGAAATATTGAGTTCTTGATAATAATCCTTCGCTCCTATCCCGATTTCATATGGACAGTTTACGGCGACAACTTGCATATTTCACGTAGCAGTTGAAAATCgacaaaaaaatgtatgcAGTATATATCAGATAGCATTTGAAGTAAATTATAATGTATGTTTTATGGTTAATGAAGCGGTATAAGCCCGAACCGATTTgcataaacataaagttcGATACATTAGAGTCTTCTGTATCAGGCTTATCTCTAACCCTTCTTTCTCCTTGCTTCCTATACTTATCTATGTTTTATAGTTAATGAAGCGGAAATGACGAGGATGCTAAGAGGATGTCCACCTAGTGGAATGCCCGAATGTGCCTACTGATCCATCcgtatctttttttaaaaaaaacaattagcTAACTAGTCTTATTAGACTTTCATGTCTCAACTTGGTGAAGTATTATATTCTAAAACAagattaattagaaaatactccgtatactttttaaaactatttaaagtAAGTCTTCCATATCTTGAAGAATATGGCAAGAGTGTTTGTTGGTGAATTGTGTGGCgaattaatattttgagtttGTCAATAATTGTAATTGTCCTTAACAAGTAGCTAGCGGCTGCCTTAGACTTTCATGTCTCAACTTGTCAAGTGTTTTATTCTTAAACAAGATTAAGAAAATACtccatatataattttcaaaaccatctAAAGGCTTCCATCTTGAAGATTGCCAAGAATGCATGAGGGCAATAATAAATGCAAAATTCAGAGCATGctttttgaaaagaagacAATGATATTCTTCTCTTCGTTCACAAACCAGTGgtaaatttgattcaaatgGAAGACAAGAACCACCCAttcatcaaacaactcaaaCGTCTATTGATTACAACAGAATGGAATGTGTCtttataaaagttgaagatgACATGAATCATTTTGTTACTCAGCCAGCTGCGGATGTCGCTGTCAACATAAAtgatcactactacaaaaataggctctcttgacatttttaaacagTCAAGAACCACCATTattgacggttttaaaattgTCGCTGAAGACAGCGTTAAGAAAGTCAAAGTTCTTGACAGTTgataaaaacgtcaagattAGTAAACGTTGACGTTTTGTAATcgtcaagtatatatattagttttcaTGACAGTGAAAAACCGTCAAGAGTATGAGTGCTCATGACAGTTTAAAACCGTTAAGAGTATGAAaattcatgacatttaaaaactgtcaagaatgtaGTTGTTTGTGATGTTTTAAGACCATCAAgaatgtactttttttatgataattaaacACCGTCAAGcatgtttcaaatttatttttaaaaaatgtaattcaattatatttttgttcctgTATTGTGCTCCCATAGTTCTGCATAGTTGTCCAACAACagt
This genomic interval carries:
- the LOC101218972 gene encoding protein ENL, translated to MDERGIMGPKRSQFSPKPNRKPIDPEAKKSAKKNPKKDPNFPSSSKPKPQAAATNPNSNGNKTNPNSETPSSAPPPPPTPISTPKAKSQPPTPSSDHHPPLPHNLSPPRRSKSQPATPSSASKINFVRRIDNDNSTKAFPKTSPTSGSDHRQKHVKTTADPHSPGYSDSSHDIGDRLLQRLSSEGKDLDDILKGNTIDDLMGSNNRKEESSSRNVSSLAILQIYQKIASHRQGNLSVERYFKKLKKLWNDIGIYSSESVEGIAFWSELTERDKVIQFFIGLNDYYSIICSQILVNQPFPTVEEAYSEIIREEKRRELFVALGTVAAQVIQSSYQNGSSNNGDNKNLGIDQEIDTSI